In Gossypium arboreum isolate Shixiya-1 chromosome 3, ASM2569848v2, whole genome shotgun sequence, the sequence ACCCAAGCCCTTCATTTCGCCTATCCGGGCCGTTTCTCGAAACGACAGCACCCCACCTACTGAAACGACCACCTCTCCTCCTCCTCAAGGAGCCAAACTCTTCCCTTTGTTTCTCTCAGTTTCCATTGGTCTAATTGTTCGTTTTCTCGTTCCCAAACCGGTCGAAGTAACCCCACAAGCCTGGCAACTTTTGGCCATCTTTTTATCCACAATCGCCGGTCTAGTCTTAAGCCCTTTACCCGTTGGGGCATGGGCTTTTATAGGTCTCACAACTTCCATCGTCACCAAAACGCTGCCGTTTGCGTCCGCCTTCAGTGCTTTCACCAATGAAGTCATTTGGTTGATTGTCATTTCCTTCTTTTTCGCTCGTGGATTCGTGAAAACGGGGCTCGGGGACAGAATCGCTACTTATTTCGTCAAATGGTTGGGCAAAAGCACGTTGGGGTTGTCTTATGGACTGACTTTGAGTGAGGCCTTGATTGCGCCGGCGATGCCTAGTACTACTGCTAGAGCTGGTGGGGTTTTCTTGCCCATTATTAAGTCCTTGTCTTTGTCTGCTGGAAGTCGGCCTGGAGATTCGTCATCTAAGAAGCTTGGGAGTTATCTAATTCAATCGCAGTTTCAGGTTTGCCTTAATTTCTAGTTTATTACTGATGATCATCTAATTTCTTATAATATTAGTTTGAATTTATGGGTGGgaataattactatttaatttgtATACTGTTAGATTATGGAATTAGACTTAGTTTACTCTGTTAGATTAATCTGGATTCTGGGTTTTAATATAGCTAGACTCTTGCATTCCTCTGTCCCATTTGAACTAGAGAATGCCCttggtttattttgtttataTTGTTAGCTTAGATTCATGGGTGGGAAACTgggaataattaattttatactgTTAGGTCCTGGAAATAGGCTTTTGTTACTCTATTAGAGTAATCTGGATTCTGGGTTTTCATATGGTTAGGCTATTTGATTTGTATGTCTCATTTGAACTTGTGATTATCTTTGTTCCTAGTTGCATTAGTAGTTTTGGGTCTTTGACTTATGCATTACTCGTGGTTGTCTATGACAGTCTGCTGGCAACTCCAGTGCTCTTTTCTTGACTGCTGCAGCTCAGAATTTGCTATGCCTCAAATTAGCAGAGGAGCTTGGGATTGTCATTTCAAGTCCTTGGGTTTCGTGGTTCAAGGCAGCTAGTTTACCAGCACTTGTTTCTCTACTGCTTACTCCATTGATTTTATACAAGCTTTATCCTCCCGAAACCAAAGACACACCGGATGCCCCTGCAATGGCAGCAAAGAAACTAGAGAACATGGGTCCTGTCACTAGAAATGAATGGATCATGGTTGGAACAATGCTTCTTGCAGTTGCTCTATGGGTCTGTGGGTAAGTCATATGTGGCAGTTCATCATACCAATTCACCTTTCTTTCCATTTGAGCTGAGAATTTAATGACTTTGCGTCCTATGTTTGTGTGTACATGAAATATATGTTACATGAAATATATGTTTGTATAAAAATGGAATAAGTACATCTTGATTAACTACCTTGTTTGCTTTCCTGTTAAGCTGTGCTCAGCGAGGATACCATCTACTATTACTTACGATGcgtattttaaaaaaaagaatatgATTATAGAGGAAGTTGTAGATGCATCTATGAAATTAAACTCCAATCAGTTGTGTACTCCAATGTTGAGGAAATGATTTATTTCTAGAAATGAGTTTGAAATATTGAAGCATAATTGCCCTCCTATAGTTCAAGGCAATAAAAATGTTTCTTAGTAGTAACTTGCATGCACGTGTGCACTAACTATTTTTCTTATCATTTATGGTCAATGTCCATGCATGCTCATAGGCAGCGAATTTGTAGCTATGAATTTTGTGGTTTGATGTTTGTTTCAGAACATGTAATTTACAATTTCCTGATTTGTCGATATTTCCTGAACCATGTGCAGTGAGAGTCTTGGTATACCAAGTGCTGTGGCTGCAATGATCGGTTTGTCAATACTCCTTTTGTTAGGTGTGCTCGACTGGAATGATTGCTTAAGCGAAAAATCAGCATGGGATACATTGGCTTGGTTTGCTGTTTTGGTAGGCATGGCTGGCCAATTGACAAACCTTGGGATAGTGAGCTGGATGTCTGGTTGTGTAGCTAAGGTCCTTCAATCTCTCTCATTGAGCTGGCCAGCTGCATTGGGTGTTCTTCAGGCATCATACTTTTTCATCCACTACCTATTTGCAAGTCAAACGGGTCATGTAGGTGCATTATACTCCGCTTTTCTTGCCATGCATTTGGCCGCTGGAGTACCTGGCATATTAGCAGCACTGGCTCTTGCTTACAACACCAATCTTTTTGGTGCCCTAACACATTATAGCAGTGGTCAGGCAGCTGTCTACTATGGAGGTGTGTctcttttttcctctctttttacacatgcatatgaGTACCGTGCCTTTGCCCAAACAAGGCCTACTTTTGTCCACTCGGATTTTGCACCGGCAACTGATGAATTCATTTGTTTTTGTTGACAGCCGGATACGTAGACCTTCCCGAGGTATTCAAAATGGGATTTATAATGGCTTCCATTAATGCCATCATCTGGGGTGTTGTTGGAAAATTCTGGTGGAAATTTTTGGGCCTCTACTGATTGAAACTTACTCCTTCAATGTCATTCTTCACTGTCGTAAGAAGTAATATTTTTTGGGAACACAATTGAGCTCAAATTGAATTTACTtccatagaaaattttcatagtTACAACTTTGCCTAATTTTTTGACTGCTCTATTTTCAACTGTTTGTTAACATTTCAGCAGGTTTATATTgcttattcaattcagtccataaCTGTTGTCCTCCCATATCTTGTGTGTTTATGTTTTTACTGGAGATTGAGACCTGTTCTCTCATGATATTTTAGTGGCCTTGTAGCATTAGCCCCCAATCCATATgtaataaaaggaaaggactgtTCACATGACTATGAAGTTTTCCCTTTTTTGGGATCCGTGAGACCAACTCCTTGGGTTTCCGAAATAGTGTAAAAAGATAAAAGAACTGCTTCGAGTAATTGCTATTTGAGCCGGACTTGTTTTCAGTTGAATTGGAAGACTGAAAATTTGAGATTTcacttcaaaataatttttaacagaaatattAGTGTTTTCATTATGTTTTGTAAGGAACAAAACCATTTCTTCAAATTTTCAGAAGATGACCTATTATAattctattttgtttttttattgtgACCAATTAGAGACAACCAACACTGTCGATCTCCATTAGGGTGAGCATTTGATCGAATCAAGTGAAAAAAAGttcgagttaatcaagttaacaagttttattttatcattttaatttaatttgaaattttttcagaTTGAGTagagtgaaatgaaatttgagTCGAGATGAATTGAGTGAAGTTATTTgagtcaaattaaaatcttgtttacaatataattaatttCATGTTAGGCACTTAAATTTGAAaccattatttaaaaatttttcagagcaaaataagaaaaaaatactTAGTATCATAAACTTGAACCATTTTATAGGtctcaaaattattatttcacaatatttttaaaattttaactttatttatatattctttaattttttaaatttttttatttttaaaaaaataaaaatttggattgtttctaaatgttttgaattttaaaaatatactgaattttaaaaaaattgttgaGAGAAACCAATtagctcattttcaaaattgacggggaccaaaaatatatttataccaatcattatttgagttattttaaTTGTAAATATTCAAGTTGACTAGAAAAAATTAAATAACTcaattcgattaactcgaaattttttctaAACCGAATCAAGTTTTGGTTAGCCCTAATCATCACATCTACCTTTTGTCAATGGTCGGTGAAGTGGTAGAAATAGTATAAGTTATATTACACATCACAATGAGCATAGATTAAAAATTAATCAACTAAAGTATCCAAACTTATAATTTATG encodes:
- the LOC108474411 gene encoding dicarboxylate transporter 2.1, chloroplastic, coding for MESLALQAFSTVTTTPFSLSSRSSLHLRSRPITKISQPSIFPSSSIPTLRSPLKPLLLLPERPKPFISPIRAVSRNDSTPPTETTTSPPPQGAKLFPLFLSVSIGLIVRFLVPKPVEVTPQAWQLLAIFLSTIAGLVLSPLPVGAWAFIGLTTSIVTKTLPFASAFSAFTNEVIWLIVISFFFARGFVKTGLGDRIATYFVKWLGKSTLGLSYGLTLSEALIAPAMPSTTARAGGVFLPIIKSLSLSAGSRPGDSSSKKLGSYLIQSQFQSAGNSSALFLTAAAQNLLCLKLAEELGIVISSPWVSWFKAASLPALVSLLLTPLILYKLYPPETKDTPDAPAMAAKKLENMGPVTRNEWIMVGTMLLAVALWVCGESLGIPSAVAAMIGLSILLLLGVLDWNDCLSEKSAWDTLAWFAVLVGMAGQLTNLGIVSWMSGCVAKVLQSLSLSWPAALGVLQASYFFIHYLFASQTGHVGALYSAFLAMHLAAGVPGILAALALAYNTNLFGALTHYSSGQAAVYYGAGYVDLPEVFKMGFIMASINAIIWGVVGKFWWKFLGLY